The following proteins come from a genomic window of Deltaproteobacteria bacterium:
- a CDS encoding xanthine dehydrogenase family protein subunit M, with product MHPASFGYDAPDSLEEAFGLLRQHGEDAKLLAGGHSLLPAMKLRLTQPEVLIDLSRIPGLSGIRQDGDVLVIGALTTHTDVSTSETVRSLLPGLADTASVIGDLQVRNRGTMGGSVAHADPGADLPVTLTALDAAFTLTSSEGDRMVAADDFFVDFFTTALEPNEILTAIRIPLPSASARTAYAKLPHPASGYVVVSAAATLTIDGASACTGARVVLGGVGGTPHRATATEAALEGQALTREVIAGAAERAAQGIDPHADSFANEEYKRHMAVVYARRAIEAAAARS from the coding sequence ATGCATCCAGCCAGCTTCGGATACGACGCGCCGGACTCCCTGGAGGAGGCCTTCGGCCTTTTACGGCAACACGGTGAGGACGCCAAGCTCCTGGCCGGAGGACACAGTCTGCTGCCGGCCATGAAGCTCCGTCTGACCCAGCCCGAGGTGCTCATCGACCTGAGCCGGATTCCCGGGCTGAGCGGCATCCGGCAGGACGGGGACGTGCTGGTCATCGGCGCGCTCACGACACACACCGACGTATCCACGTCGGAGACCGTCCGCAGCCTTCTGCCGGGTCTGGCGGACACCGCCTCGGTCATCGGCGACTTGCAGGTGCGCAACCGCGGCACCATGGGCGGCAGCGTCGCCCATGCCGATCCCGGCGCGGACCTGCCGGTGACCCTCACGGCGCTGGACGCGGCGTTCACGCTAACCTCGTCCGAGGGCGACCGCATGGTGGCGGCGGACGACTTCTTCGTGGACTTCTTCACCACCGCGCTGGAGCCCAACGAGATCCTCACGGCCATCCGGATCCCGCTGCCGTCCGCATCCGCGCGAACGGCCTACGCCAAGCTGCCGCACCCGGCCTCGGGGTACGTGGTGGTGAGCGCGGCCGCAACGCTGACCATCGACGGCGCCAGCGCCTGCACCGGCGCTCGGGTGGTGCTGGGAGGTGTGGGCGGAACGCCGCACCGGGCCACGGCGACCGAAGCCGCCCTGGAAGGACAAGCGCTTACGCGGGAGGTGATCGCGGGGGCAGCCGAACGGGCCGCGCAAGGGATCGATCCGCATGCGGACTCCTTTGCCAATGAGGAATACAAACGCCACATGGCAGTGGTTTACGCGCGCCGCGCCATCGAAGCCGCGGCGGCGCGGAGTTGA